The Streptomyces griseiscabiei genomic sequence GGGCGTCCTTGCGGTGCCGGGCCTCGCTGCGCACCCAGTCCACGGCCCTCCGGTGGGCGACCATGGACAGCCAGGTGCGCAGCGAGCCCCGGCCCGCGTCGAAGCCGTACGGTCTGCTCCACAGCTGGGCGAAGACCTCCTGCGCCACGTCCTCGGCCGCCGCCGGGCTGCGGGTGACCCGGACGGCCACCCGCCGGACGAGTCCCCCGTACGCCGCGTACAGCTCACGCAGCGCGGACTCGTCCCCGTACACCAGCCGCCGATGCAACTCCACATCGATGGACGGCTGTTCGAGCGTCGGCTCCACCGGCACCACCACCTCGTGATGCCTTCCTAGCGTCCTGGCGCGGTCCGCGCCAGTGGGTCTCGGAAGTCAGCCGGAGAGGACGTCGAGGAGCCGGTCGACATCGGCCCGCGTGTTGTACAGGTGGAAGGCGGCCCGCAGATGGCCCGCGCGAGCGGAGACCTCGATGCCCGCCCGGCTCGATTCCGGCTGCCGGTGGCCGAGTCCGGGCACCGACACGATCGCCGATCCGGGCGCCGGAACCGGCTCGTGGCCGAGTCCGGCGAGCCCGGCGCGGAACCGGTCGGCCAGCGCCAGGTCGTAGTCCCGTACACGCGCCACGCCCAGTTCCTCGACCAGGGCCAGGGAGTGACGGGCGCCGGCGTAGGAGAACAGGCTGGGGCTCTCGTCGAACCGGCGGGCGGTGCGGGCGAGTTCCTCGACGGGGCCGTAGCAGCTGTCCCACGGCTCCTCCCCCGCGACCCAGCCGGCGAAGACGGGGGTGAGACCGCCGAGGTCCTCCGGGACGACCAGGAAGGCCACTCCGCGGGGGCAGAGCAGCCACTTGAAGCCGACGGAGACGACGTAGTCGTGGGCGTCCGCCCCGATCGGCAGCCAGCCGGCGGACTGCGAGGCGTCGACGTAGGTCCGCGCCCCGTGCGTCCGCGCCGCCGCCCGGATCGCGGCCAGGTCGGCCATCCGGCCGTCGGCGGACTGCACGGCGCTGACCGCGACGAGCGCCGTGCCGGGGCGCACCGACTCGGCGAGGCGCTCCAGCGGCATCTGGCGCACCTTGAGGTCGCCGCGTACGTGGAAGGGGTTCACGAGGGAGGCGAAGTCGCCCTCGGCGGTCAGCACCTCGGCGCCCTCGGGGAGCGCGGCGGCGATCAGGCCGCTGTAGACGGCGACCGAGGCGCCGGCCGCCACCCGGTGGTCCGGCACCCCGACGATCCGCCCGAACGCCGCCCGCGCGGCCTCCACATCGGCGAACATGTCCTGCGGCCGGCCGTCCGCGACGGACTCCACGCCCGCCTTCATCGCGGCGACCGCGCGGGCGGGCAGCAGCCCGGTACTGGCGGTGTTGAGGTAGGTGTTCTTCGGAACGAACTCGGCACGGACGAGGCTCTCGAAGGTCTCCATGGGTCCACTGTGTCAGCACAGGCCGGCCACGGCGCCCCTGAAGGGGCGCGGGGAACTGCGCGAGCAACCACGACGCACGCGCGGCCGAAACCGAACGGAACCCCTACGGCGCCCCCCGGTCCTCTACTGGGGCACGGCGCATCCGTCCGGCCCGCACGCCTCCGCGCCCTCGGCCGCCACGACCTTCAACGGCGCGGGCCGCTCCCCCCACGCCTGGGCCAGCGCCTTCTCGAAGACCTCCGCGGGCTGCGCCCCGGACACCCCGTACTTCCGGTCCAGCACGAAGAACGGCACGCCGTTCGCGCCCAGCTCGGCCGCCTCCTTCTCGTCCGCGCGGACGGCGTCGGCGTACGCGTCCCGGTCGGCCAGGACCGTGCGCGCGGCCTCCCCGTCGAGCCCCGCCTCGACGGCCAGCTCGATCAGATACGTGTCCGCGTCGGCGTAGACGGACCGCTCCTCGGCGAAGTTCGCCCGGTAGAAGGCCTGCAGCAGCTCGCTCTGCCGGCCCTGCTCCTTGGCGAAGTGGATCAGGCGGTGCATGTCGAAGGTGCTGCCGTGGTCACGGCCCTCGGCCCGGTAGGGCAGCCCCTCGGCCGCGGCCTGCTCCCGGAGGTTGTGCTCGCCGGCCTGGGCCTGCGCCTCGCTCATCCCGTACTTCTTGGTCAGCATGGTGAGAACCGGCTGGATGTCGCCCTTGGCGCGCCCCGGGTCGAGCTCGAAGGAACGGTGCACCACCTCGACGCCGTCACGGTGCGGGAAGGCCGCGAGCGCCTTCTCGAAGCGGGCCTTGCCCACGTAGCACCAGGGGCAGGCGATGTCGCTCCAGA encodes the following:
- a CDS encoding RNA polymerase sigma factor gives rise to the protein MVVPVEPTLEQPSIDVELHRRLVYGDESALRELYAAYGGLVRRVAVRVTRSPAAAEDVAQEVFAQLWSRPYGFDAGRGSLRTWLSMVAHRRAVDWVRSEARHRKDARADDSALHAIPDAGPGPAEEVVDRERSLKLHTALAELPRPQREVVHLAYFAGRTYRQAAVELGIPEGTAKTRLRSALRKLAESLADPTDPAAVRGV
- a CDS encoding aminotransferase class V-fold PLP-dependent enzyme, which produces METFESLVRAEFVPKNTYLNTASTGLLPARAVAAMKAGVESVADGRPQDMFADVEAARAAFGRIVGVPDHRVAAGASVAVYSGLIAAALPEGAEVLTAEGDFASLVNPFHVRGDLKVRQMPLERLAESVRPGTALVAVSAVQSADGRMADLAAIRAAARTHGARTYVDASQSAGWLPIGADAHDYVVSVGFKWLLCPRGVAFLVVPEDLGGLTPVFAGWVAGEEPWDSCYGPVEELARTARRFDESPSLFSYAGARHSLALVEELGVARVRDYDLALADRFRAGLAGLGHEPVPAPGSAIVSVPGLGHRQPESSRAGIEVSARAGHLRAAFHLYNTRADVDRLLDVLSG
- a CDS encoding DsbA family oxidoreductase; translated protein: MRVEIWSDIACPWCYVGKARFEKALAAFPHRDGVEVVHRSFELDPGRAKGDIQPVLTMLTKKYGMSEAQAQAGEHNLREQAAAEGLPYRAEGRDHGSTFDMHRLIHFAKEQGRQSELLQAFYRANFAEERSVYADADTYLIELAVEAGLDGEAARTVLADRDAYADAVRADEKEAAELGANGVPFFVLDRKYGVSGAQPAEVFEKALAQAWGERPAPLKVVAAEGAEACGPDGCAVPQ